In Bubalus kerabau isolate K-KA32 ecotype Philippines breed swamp buffalo chromosome 4, PCC_UOA_SB_1v2, whole genome shotgun sequence, one DNA window encodes the following:
- the MRPL50 gene encoding large ribosomal subunit protein mL50, producing the protein MAALWVAGVGRKSLTVVASGAPRREFWSRLRKEKLPVVAETVEEVKKEPILVCPPLRSQAYIPPKDLQSRLESHVKEVFGSSVPTSWQEISLEDVHMKFSFLARLADDLGHAVPNSRLHQMCRVRDVLDFYTVPVQDRSKFDELIASNLPPNLKITWGY; encoded by the exons ATGGCGGCGCTCTGGGTGGCCGGCGTTGGCAGAAAAAGCCTCACAGTGGTAGCTTCAGGGGCGCCACGCAGAGAATTTTGGTCTCGACTCAG AAAAGAGAAACTGCCTGTGGTAGCTGAGACAGTAGAAGAGGTGAAGAAAGAACCTATCTTGGTGTGTCCACCCTTACGAAGCCAAGCATACATACCACCTAAAGATCTCCAGAGTCGTTTGGAATCTCATGTCAAAGAAGTTTTTGGTTCATCTGTTCCTACCAGTTGGCAGGAGATCTCGCTGGAAGATGTTCATATGAAGTTCAGCTTCTTAGCACGTTTAGCTGATGACTTGGGCCATGCAGTGCCTAACTCCAGGCTTCACCAGATGTGCAGGGTTAGAGATGTTCTTGATTTCTATACTGTGCCTGTTCAGGATAGATCTAAATTTGATGAACTTATTGCCAGTAATCTGCCTCCCAATTTAAAAATCACCTGGGGTTACTGA